The genomic region CAACCTGGTGGCACTCGGCCACGCCGACCTTTTCTAACCACCCACTGACTACGGAGAATTCACTCATGAGCACGAAAGTACGCCTCGGCATCATCGGCCTGGGCCAGCAGGGCGGCGCCTACGCCAAGTTCATCACCGACGGACTGGTCCCCAATATGGAGATAGGCGCCATCTGCGATGTGGACCCCGCCAAAAAGGAGTTGGCGGCGTTGCAGTACCCAGCCACGCCCTTCTACGACGACTACATCGCCATGCTGGAAAGCGGCGACGTGGACGCCGTCGTTACCTGCGTCCCGCACTTCCTGCACCCGGAAATGGGCGTTGAAACGCTCAGGCGCAACATCCACGCCCTCGTAGAGAAGCCGGCCGGCGTTTACACCAAGCAGGTCAAGGAGCTCAACGAATTTGCCGCGGGCAAGCCGGAGCTGTCCTTCGCCATCATGTTCAACCAGCGCAACAACCCGCTCTACCGGAAGCTCAAGGAGATCGTCAGCAACGGCGAGATCGGCGCCATCCGCCGCACCAACTGGATCATCACCAACTGGTGGCGTCCGCAGGGCTACTACAACTCCAGCGAATGGCGGGCCACCTGGGGCGGCGAAGGCGGCGGCGTCCTGGTCAACCAGGCACCCCACCAGCTGGACCTGTGGCAGTGGATCTGCGGCGTACCCAAGTCCGTTTACGCGAAGGTTGCCTACGGCTTCCGCCGCGACATCGCCGTCGAGGACGAGGTCACCGCCGTAGTGGACTATGGCAACGGCGCCACCGGCGTTTTCGTCACTGCAACGCACGACATCGTGGGTACTGACCGCTTCGAGATCCTGGGCGACCAGGGCAAGATCGTCGTCGAAAACTCCAAGACCGCCACGGTGACGCGCCTGAAGAAGCCCGAGCGTGAACTCAGCGACGGCATGGGCATGGACGACGTCCGCAAGCTGTTCATGGGTGAGCTGAATCCTGAGGAGTACTACACCACCGAAGTCATCGAGTTCGACTCCGCCTGGGGTGCTCAACAC from Arthrobacter globiformis harbors:
- a CDS encoding Gfo/Idh/MocA family protein, whose product is MSTKVRLGIIGLGQQGGAYAKFITDGLVPNMEIGAICDVDPAKKELAALQYPATPFYDDYIAMLESGDVDAVVTCVPHFLHPEMGVETLRRNIHALVEKPAGVYTKQVKELNEFAAGKPELSFAIMFNQRNNPLYRKLKEIVSNGEIGAIRRTNWIITNWWRPQGYYNSSEWRATWGGEGGGVLVNQAPHQLDLWQWICGVPKSVYAKVAYGFRRDIAVEDEVTAVVDYGNGATGVFVTATHDIVGTDRFEILGDQGKIVVENSKTATVTRLKKPERELSDGMGMDDVRKLFMGELNPEEYYTTEVIEFDSAWGAQHSGVLENFAANILDGTPLLAPGPDGINGVRLANAIHLSSWTGTEVGLDFDEDEFLTELNKRIAVEGKFPERS